One window from the genome of Bdellovibrio sp. NC01 encodes:
- the ccoN gene encoding cytochrome-c oxidase, cbb3-type subunit I: MNTSNSVIEKIFYDDDIVKKFTLATMIWAAAAFIFGLLAALQLAYWPMNANLEWITFGRLRPLHTNAAIFAFAGNAIFAGIYHSSQRLLKTRMFSDLLSKMHFWGWQLIILSAAITLPLGYSQAKEYAELEWPIDIAIAVVWVIFAINFFGTIRKRREKHMYVAIWFYIATIITVAVLHIVNSIEIPVGFMRSYPVYAGIQDALVQWWYGHNAVAFFLTTPFLGLMYYYVPKAANRPVYSYRLSIVHFWSLVFIYIWAGPHHLLYTSLPEWAQTLGMVFSIMLWAPSWGGMINGLLTLKGSWHLLRTEPLIKFFVAALTFYGMATFEGPLLSIKSVSALGHYTDWIIGHVHSGALGWNGFLTFGMIYYLVPKLWNTQLYSKKLLENHFWIGLTGVLLYYISMVTAGITQGLMWRAVNKDGTLMYPDFIETVVRIVPLYWVRALGGLLFIVGFALMCYNIYKTIKLAPKEQKAVAQEVVRSGYDEVSKESHRNLEGMGLTFSVLAFLAIAVGSVIEIYPTLSLHKYITPANIVDPYTPLELAGRSIYIKEGCYVCHSQQIRPIVSEVLRYGKASTIEESMYDHPFQWGSKRTGPDLSRLGKKYPNLWHLSHMMDPRAVTPKSIMPNYPWLAEKDTDFLVLRKDLSVMKTLGVPYGDEIVANADIHAQKQAKEIAADLEKNGGPKGLEKKEIVALIAYLQSLGQKGKAQ, encoded by the coding sequence GTGAACACATCGAACTCTGTCATCGAAAAAATATTTTACGATGACGACATTGTTAAGAAATTCACCCTGGCTACCATGATCTGGGCCGCCGCTGCATTTATCTTCGGATTACTGGCAGCTTTACAATTGGCTTATTGGCCGATGAACGCGAATCTTGAATGGATTACCTTCGGTCGCCTTCGCCCGCTTCATACAAATGCGGCGATCTTTGCTTTTGCAGGGAATGCGATCTTTGCGGGTATTTACCACTCGTCGCAACGCTTGTTGAAAACGCGCATGTTTTCGGACTTGCTTTCTAAAATGCATTTCTGGGGTTGGCAGTTAATTATCTTATCTGCCGCAATCACTTTGCCATTAGGATATTCGCAAGCAAAAGAATATGCTGAACTTGAATGGCCGATCGACATTGCCATTGCCGTGGTATGGGTGATCTTTGCGATCAACTTCTTTGGAACAATTCGCAAACGTCGTGAAAAACACATGTACGTTGCGATCTGGTTCTATATCGCAACGATTATCACAGTCGCAGTTTTGCACATTGTAAACTCTATCGAAATTCCTGTTGGCTTCATGAGATCTTATCCAGTGTACGCCGGCATCCAGGATGCCCTGGTGCAATGGTGGTATGGTCATAATGCCGTTGCCTTCTTCTTGACGACTCCTTTCTTGGGATTGATGTACTACTATGTACCAAAAGCAGCGAACAGACCGGTGTATTCGTATCGCTTGTCGATTGTGCACTTTTGGTCATTAGTATTTATCTATATCTGGGCTGGTCCCCATCACTTGCTTTACACTTCTTTGCCAGAATGGGCACAAACTCTGGGCATGGTTTTCTCGATCATGTTGTGGGCACCGTCTTGGGGTGGCATGATCAATGGTCTTTTGACGTTGAAAGGTTCTTGGCACCTTCTTCGTACAGAGCCGTTAATTAAATTCTTCGTAGCCGCTTTGACTTTCTATGGTATGGCGACTTTTGAAGGCCCCCTTCTTTCCATCAAATCAGTTTCAGCACTGGGTCACTATACAGACTGGATTATCGGTCACGTTCATTCGGGCGCGCTTGGTTGGAATGGTTTCCTTACTTTCGGTATGATCTATTATCTTGTACCAAAATTGTGGAACACACAGTTGTACTCTAAAAAATTATTAGAGAATCACTTCTGGATCGGTTTGACCGGTGTGCTTCTTTATTACATCTCGATGGTAACTGCCGGCATCACTCAAGGTTTGATGTGGAGAGCCGTCAATAAAGATGGCACTTTGATGTATCCTGATTTTATCGAAACAGTGGTGCGTATCGTGCCATTGTACTGGGTGCGTGCTTTAGGTGGATTGTTATTCATCGTGGGTTTTGCGTTGATGTGTTACAACATCTACAAAACAATCAAACTTGCTCCGAAAGAACAAAAAGCTGTTGCTCAAGAAGTTGTGCGCAGTGGTTATGATGAAGTTTCTAAAGAAAGCCATCGCAATCTTGAAGGCATGGGTTTGACTTTCTCGGTTTTGGCATTCCTTGCGATTGCAGTGGGTTCTGTGATTGAGATCTATCCAACACTGTCGTTGCATAAATATATTACGCCAGCCAATATCGTGGACCCTTACACTCCCCTTGAGCTTGCGGGTCGCAGTATCTATATCAAAGAAGGCTGTTACGTCTGTCACTCGCAGCAGATTCGTCCGATTGTTTCTGAAGTTCTTCGTTACGGTAAAGCTTCGACAATTGAAGAGTCTATGTACGATCATCCCTTCCAATGGGGTTCGAAACGTACAGGCCCGGACTTGTCTCGCTTGGGTAAGAAATATCCAAATCTATGGCACTTAAGTCACATGATGGACCCCCGCGCGGTGACTCCGAAATCAATTATGCCGAACTATCCGTGGTTGGCTGAAAAAGACACAGACTTCTTGGTCCTTCGAAAAGATCTGTCTGTGATGAAAACTTTAGGCGTTCCTTACGGTGACGAGATCGTCGCGAATGCAGATATTCACGCACAAAAACAAGCTAAAGAAATTGCCGCCGATCTAGAAAAAAATGGCGGACCAAAAGGTCTTGAGAAAAAAGAAATCGTCGCTTTGATCGCCTACCTTCAATCGTTAGGTCAGAAAGGAAAAGCACAATGA
- a CDS encoding CcoQ/FixQ family Cbb3-type cytochrome c oxidase assembly chaperone has translation MKQDGLLYFTDTYLTAVGLLIFFLFFVGVVIWVNRKQGKTYYKRMEQIPLNDEELAYERI, from the coding sequence ATGAAACAAGACGGCTTATTGTACTTCACAGACACCTATTTAACGGCCGTGGGCTTACTGATCTTTTTCTTGTTCTTTGTTGGCGTAGTCATTTGGGTGAACCGCAAACAAGGTAAAACCTATTACAAACGCATGGAACAGATCCCACTTAACGACGAGGAATTAGCGTATGAGCGAATCTAA
- a CDS encoding cbb3-type cytochrome c oxidase N-terminal domain-containing protein — MSESNKHHEYDGIVEHDNPLPTWWLWTFFITIIFGFMYFIHYQFAGGPTLKEELSVAMAQLEKEQAAAQSASPMETEESLAEVFKKDGIVQLGASTFASKCAACHGAELQGLIGPNLTDKFWLHGKGTRMDIVKTIRDGVSDKGMPPWGPVMKKEEVYAVAAFILSKKGSNPPGAKAPQGEEVP, encoded by the coding sequence ATGAGCGAATCTAACAAACATCACGAGTATGACGGTATCGTCGAGCACGACAATCCACTTCCGACTTGGTGGTTGTGGACGTTCTTTATCACAATTATTTTTGGCTTCATGTACTTCATCCACTATCAATTTGCCGGTGGTCCGACTTTGAAGGAAGAGCTCAGTGTCGCGATGGCGCAACTTGAAAAAGAACAAGCTGCTGCTCAATCAGCAAGTCCGATGGAGACAGAAGAGTCTTTAGCGGAAGTCTTCAAAAAAGATGGCATTGTGCAATTAGGTGCAAGCACGTTTGCATCAAAGTGTGCCGCATGCCACGGCGCCGAGTTGCAAGGTTTGATCGGTCCAAATCTGACTGACAAATTCTGGTTGCATGGCAAAGGCACGCGCATGGATATCGTAAAAACCATTCGCGACGGTGTCTCTGATAAAGGTATGCCACCGTGGGGACCTGTTATGAAAAAAGAAGAAGTCTATGCTGTTGCTGCTTTCATCTTGTCTAAAAAAGGTAGCAATCCGCCAGGAGCCAAAGCTCCTCAAGGAGAAGAAGTCCCATGA
- the ccoG gene encoding cytochrome c oxidase accessory protein CcoG codes for MNPLDPSILTSVDEQGDRVNIIPAEVRGFYRKHRTWTQLVLLTIFLALPWIKIHGRQSIFINIADREFSFFGLFLKSHDAPLLFFVLGTLTLGLAFVTSIWGRVWCGWACPQTVFIDAVYRRIEEWTEGNYLKRRQLRQGPLNSERVFKSGAKWILFIIVSSLIAHSFIAYFVGADPLAEMVQKPPQENWTYFLLVFIFTAAILFDFAWFREQFCVIMCPYGRIQSLLLDQKSLAVVYDVKRGEPRKNPGVDKSQQGSCVSCNRCVQVCPTGIDIRNGLQMECIACTACIDACDEIMEKTKQPKGLIRYDTLDGSKITLKRPRSLAYLAAILLMTGGLTYALSTREPVDLTLLRGQGLPYSFVKNEAGEEVILNQFKLHIQNQSDHAGDYRLSLDQALLDKGIQLTVGENPLHLEAGQSHEWYFFLRSNPKIFQGANGKLKGLIWVENTEAKENFKTKKEIIVVGPKE; via the coding sequence ATGAACCCATTAGATCCCAGCATTTTAACATCCGTTGATGAACAAGGGGACCGAGTCAACATCATCCCTGCCGAAGTGCGTGGCTTCTATCGCAAGCATCGCACCTGGACCCAATTGGTATTGCTGACGATCTTTCTTGCTCTGCCGTGGATTAAAATTCACGGCAGACAAAGTATTTTTATTAATATCGCAGATCGCGAATTTTCATTCTTTGGGTTATTTTTAAAATCGCACGATGCTCCGTTATTATTCTTTGTCTTAGGAACTTTGACTTTGGGATTAGCCTTTGTCACTTCCATTTGGGGTCGTGTGTGGTGTGGCTGGGCGTGCCCCCAAACTGTATTCATTGATGCCGTCTATCGCCGTATTGAAGAATGGACTGAAGGCAACTATCTTAAACGTCGACAATTGCGCCAAGGTCCACTGAATAGCGAGCGTGTCTTTAAGTCCGGCGCGAAGTGGATTCTATTCATTATAGTCTCTTCGTTGATTGCTCATTCCTTTATTGCTTACTTTGTCGGTGCAGACCCATTGGCAGAGATGGTGCAAAAACCACCGCAAGAGAACTGGACGTATTTTTTATTAGTCTTCATTTTTACTGCGGCAATTCTTTTTGACTTCGCATGGTTCCGTGAACAGTTCTGCGTGATCATGTGTCCTTATGGCCGTATTCAATCCTTGCTTCTTGATCAGAAATCATTGGCCGTTGTTTACGATGTCAAACGCGGTGAACCACGTAAAAATCCCGGCGTTGATAAATCTCAACAAGGCTCGTGTGTCAGTTGCAATCGCTGTGTGCAAGTCTGCCCGACAGGGATCGATATTCGCAATGGCTTACAAATGGAGTGCATCGCTTGTACTGCGTGCATTGATGCTTGTGATGAGATCATGGAAAAAACCAAACAACCAAAAGGTCTCATCCGTTATGACACTTTGGACGGCAGTAAAATCACACTGAAACGCCCTCGTTCTTTAGCTTATCTTGCCGCGATACTCTTAATGACTGGCGGCTTAACTTACGCCCTTTCAACTCGAGAGCCCGTCGATTTAACATTGTTACGTGGTCAGGGCCTGCCGTATTCTTTCGTCAAAAATGAAGCCGGTGAAGAAGTCATTCTAAATCAATTTAAACTGCATATTCAAAATCAGTCAGACCACGCTGGGGACTATAGATTAAGTCTGGATCAAGCCTTATTGGACAAAGGCATTCAATTAACCGTCGGTGAAAATCCGTTGCACCTTGAGGCCGGTCAAAGTCACGAATGGTACTTCTTCTTACGCTCAAATCCAAAGATTTTTCAGGGTGCAAATGGCAAGCTTAAAGGTCTGATTTGGGTCGAGAACACAGAAGCAAAAGAAAACTTCAAAACTAAAAAAGAAATTATTGTAGTAGGTCCCAAAGAATGA
- a CDS encoding sulfite exporter TauE/SafE family protein: MSTLIIAVSILSSSFLGSWHCAGMCGPIASLMAQRKGLVWYHLGRLLSYVALGILAGSLGQFFLNSDFIFLRYVSAFLFSFMLIFMGLRWLAPRFALKYMPRIQGHFLFQFLHRIQKFHLNQSAFIVGLLTALLPCGWLYTYVTAAIATRSPFAGAMIMSLFWLGGMPALSALPTMVRKTIQSAPIPQQRVAGGVLILAGLYSVFSFMTLH; this comes from the coding sequence ATGAGCACACTGATCATTGCTGTCAGCATTCTTTCATCAAGTTTTTTAGGCAGTTGGCACTGTGCCGGTATGTGCGGTCCTATCGCCAGCTTGATGGCGCAAAGAAAGGGCTTGGTGTGGTATCATCTGGGCCGCCTTCTTTCTTATGTCGCTTTGGGAATTCTTGCCGGATCGTTGGGTCAGTTTTTCTTAAATAGCGATTTCATCTTTCTTCGCTATGTCAGTGCCTTTTTATTTTCGTTCATGCTGATCTTTATGGGTTTACGCTGGCTGGCCCCGCGCTTTGCCTTGAAATACATGCCACGCATACAGGGGCATTTTCTTTTTCAATTTCTTCATCGCATTCAAAAGTTTCACTTGAATCAATCAGCCTTCATCGTTGGTCTTTTGACGGCGCTTCTGCCCTGCGGATGGCTTTACACTTATGTCACTGCCGCGATTGCAACTCGCAGTCCTTTTGCCGGCGCAATGATTATGAGTTTGTTCTGGTTAGGTGGAATGCCTGCCCTTTCAGCTCTTCCAACAATGGTCAGAAAAACAATTCAATCAGCACCTATCCCCCAACAACGAGTCGCAGGTGGTGTTCTTATTTTGGCGGGACTGTATTCAGTGTTCAGTTTTATGACTCTTCATTAA
- a CDS encoding OmpA family protein has product MFPQKISALLVFMLATGFIGCASTPPNAIPIAQTANPAAEIEKTQKLINEARERQMDVLSPTNFTKAEQALNKAIDKKSSGKSNEDILEQISYSRTYLKQAADSTQLAIRQLPGIQDARRGAMIAGANEAYPRDWNRVGKELESVTKSIEKGNLSPSDKKSAAIIGEYRQLEIDAVTKRVLSQADNNLKAAEKDKAEKMAPRSYTAATMKYQNAAKIIAANPRNAMAINKASQDATRESLHLVEVMNKVKQGNTEDLVLQSEKQQRAISSLRKENNMNEAEMNEMARQQAELQRSQMLINQAANIRSQFKPSEAEVFTEKGRVTLRLKSLQFPPNQASLGRKNEALLERVNEAIETTGPARVIVEGHTDSTGNPNRNMTLSERRAKSVQDYLVANGAVTLANVEAVGLGSTKPVSDNKTATGRAQNRRIEIIIEPLSR; this is encoded by the coding sequence ATGTTTCCGCAAAAAATCTCAGCCCTGCTTGTCTTCATGTTAGCAACTGGATTTATTGGCTGCGCAAGCACTCCACCGAATGCAATTCCGATCGCTCAAACGGCAAACCCTGCTGCCGAAATTGAAAAAACTCAAAAGCTGATCAATGAAGCTCGTGAGCGTCAAATGGACGTGTTATCGCCTACGAATTTCACTAAAGCGGAACAAGCCTTGAATAAAGCCATCGATAAAAAATCGTCCGGCAAATCGAATGAAGATATCTTAGAGCAGATTTCTTATTCTCGTACTTATTTAAAACAAGCCGCTGACTCCACTCAGCTTGCGATACGCCAACTGCCTGGAATTCAAGATGCCCGTCGTGGTGCGATGATCGCAGGTGCGAATGAAGCCTATCCTCGCGACTGGAACAGAGTCGGCAAAGAGTTAGAATCCGTGACTAAAAGTATTGAAAAAGGAAATTTAAGTCCGTCCGATAAAAAATCCGCAGCGATCATTGGCGAGTACCGACAACTTGAAATCGATGCGGTTACAAAACGTGTATTAAGTCAGGCTGATAATAATTTAAAAGCTGCTGAAAAAGATAAAGCTGAAAAAATGGCGCCTCGATCTTACACGGCAGCGACAATGAAATATCAAAATGCCGCGAAGATTATCGCTGCGAATCCGCGTAATGCGATGGCGATCAACAAGGCTTCGCAAGACGCTACCCGCGAATCTTTGCATCTGGTTGAAGTGATGAACAAAGTGAAACAAGGCAACACCGAAGACTTGGTTTTACAATCAGAAAAACAACAGCGTGCCATTTCCTCTTTGCGCAAAGAAAACAACATGAATGAAGCAGAGATGAACGAGATGGCTCGTCAACAAGCTGAACTGCAACGCAGTCAAATGCTGATCAATCAAGCCGCGAATATTCGCAGCCAATTCAAACCCAGTGAAGCCGAAGTCTTCACTGAAAAAGGCCGTGTGACATTGCGTTTGAAATCACTGCAGTTCCCACCCAACCAAGCTTCGTTGGGACGAAAAAATGAAGCCCTGCTTGAGCGTGTGAACGAAGCCATTGAGACAACGGGACCAGCTCGAGTAATTGTCGAAGGACATACAGATTCAACCGGAAATCCGAATAGAAATATGACTCTTTCCGAAAGACGCGCGAAATCGGTCCAAGACTATCTCGTCGCGAACGGAGCTGTTACACTAGCCAATGTTGAAGCGGTTGGCTTAGGTTCCACAAAACCAGTGAGCGACAATAAGACAGCAACGGGTCGCGCACAAAACCGCCGCATCGAAATCATCATTGAACCGCTGTCTCGATAG
- a CDS encoding transcriptional regulator translates to MATIPGHGWTDLKRELMSKWHELTENDIDSTQGSKASLMDLLERKIGMKIEDASERIEEMAERYHLYEEPEETQRELSKQKKERVLELSPSPEKESERDIPKTP, encoded by the coding sequence ATGGCAACAATTCCTGGCCACGGTTGGACGGACCTCAAACGTGAACTCATGTCGAAGTGGCATGAACTTACTGAAAACGACATCGACAGCACTCAAGGCAGTAAAGCATCGCTGATGGATCTTCTTGAACGCAAAATTGGAATGAAGATCGAAGATGCCAGTGAACGGATCGAAGAGATGGCTGAAAGATATCATCTCTATGAAGAGCCGGAAGAAACACAACGTGAATTAAGTAAACAAAAAAAGGAAAGAGTTTTGGAACTTTCACCAAGTCCTGAAAAGGAATCCGAGCGTGATATTCCTAAAACTCCTTAA
- a CDS encoding protein-L-isoaspartate O-methyltransferase: MLASLIVDPRIESFQNALIEKSLPLSERVVEAFYSFPRHLFASKYPIEQAYLDRPLLLYDKAPYLSTISQPSFVLRILDMLELAEGQRVYELGTGSGWNAALLSYLVGPTGKVITSEIIPELAKSARELLHNLDVENVEVLAQDGFEVAEEKGPFDRIIFTAGADEFPTQLFANLKNSGVMVFVRKRNHHADMLEVIKKKNGQAETKISMPCSFVSVVRSKESRQEDGTL; encoded by the coding sequence ATGCTTGCAAGCTTAATTGTGGATCCAAGAATCGAGTCATTTCAAAATGCATTGATTGAAAAATCTTTACCACTTTCAGAAAGAGTGGTGGAAGCATTCTATTCTTTCCCACGGCATCTCTTCGCATCGAAGTATCCCATTGAACAAGCTTACTTAGATCGTCCTCTATTGCTTTATGACAAAGCTCCGTATCTATCGACGATTTCTCAACCGAGTTTTGTCTTAAGAATTTTGGATATGCTGGAGCTGGCGGAAGGACAACGCGTTTACGAGTTAGGAACGGGCAGTGGTTGGAATGCTGCCCTTCTGTCTTATCTTGTCGGGCCCACAGGAAAAGTAATTACTTCGGAAATTATTCCGGAACTTGCGAAGTCTGCGCGTGAACTGCTGCACAATCTTGACGTCGAAAATGTGGAAGTCTTGGCGCAAGACGGATTTGAAGTGGCGGAAGAAAAGGGACCTTTTGATCGCATTATTTTTACTGCGGGAGCCGACGAATTTCCCACGCAGTTGTTTGCAAATCTGAAAAACAGTGGAGTCATGGTTTTTGTGCGCAAGCGCAATCATCATGCCGACATGTTAGAAGTTATCAAAAAGAAAAATGGCCAAGCCGAAACAAAGATCTCGATGCCATGTTCGTTTGTGTCGGTGGTTCGTAGCAAAGAATCCCGCCAAGAAGACGGGACTCTTTAA
- a CDS encoding hydrogen peroxide-inducible genes activator, producing the protein MTLTQLEYILAVADTGSFSHAAQQCHVTQPTLSMQIQKLEEDLGVTLFDRTKQPVRPTALGLIVLKQARLVIQDAAHLKELVNENKGELVGEFRLGIIPTLAPYLLPLFLKKFLAAHPRLQVRIEELETQAMLDKIRNNSIDLGLAVSPIDDVNIAVHPLFYEPFLVYVSKTHPLADKRAVDEKDLSLNDVLLLNEGHCFREQSLALCRKKEVYTADKSFSFESGSLETLKKLVDQGSGFTLLPYLASQDVKDKKRLKEFTGTTPTREVSVLHGPHFQRKALLKALSEEIQRQLPAEVATKKGSHYKAISPL; encoded by the coding sequence ATGACACTCACTCAACTCGAATACATTCTTGCAGTCGCTGATACTGGCAGCTTTAGCCACGCAGCTCAACAATGCCACGTCACTCAACCCACACTCAGCATGCAAATTCAAAAGTTAGAGGAAGATTTAGGGGTCACGCTTTTTGATCGAACGAAGCAACCCGTGCGCCCAACCGCGCTGGGCTTGATCGTTTTAAAACAAGCCCGTTTGGTGATTCAAGATGCAGCTCACTTAAAAGAGTTGGTGAATGAAAACAAAGGTGAACTTGTTGGCGAGTTTCGTTTAGGAATTATCCCGACACTAGCACCTTATCTGTTGCCGTTGTTTTTAAAAAAATTCTTAGCAGCTCATCCGCGTTTGCAAGTGCGTATCGAAGAACTTGAAACGCAAGCGATGCTTGATAAGATTCGCAATAACTCGATTGATTTAGGCTTAGCAGTCAGTCCGATTGATGACGTCAATATCGCGGTTCATCCGCTTTTTTATGAACCCTTCTTGGTGTACGTGTCGAAAACTCATCCTCTGGCTGATAAACGCGCCGTTGATGAAAAAGATTTATCGTTGAACGATGTGCTTTTATTGAATGAAGGCCACTGTTTCCGCGAGCAAAGTTTGGCCTTGTGTCGCAAAAAAGAAGTCTATACGGCCGACAAAAGTTTCAGTTTTGAAAGTGGCAGTTTAGAAACTCTAAAAAAACTTGTCGACCAAGGAAGTGGCTTTACACTTCTTCCGTATTTGGCGTCCCAAGACGTTAAAGACAAGAAGCGTCTTAAGGAATTTACAGGAACGACGCCGACTCGCGAAGTAAGTGTATTGCATGGGCCTCATTTCCAACGTAAAGCGCTTTTAAAAGCTCTTAGCGAAGAGATTCAGCGTCAATTGCCTGCAGAAGTTGCTACTAAAAAAGGCAGTCACTATAAGGCTATTAGCCCTTTATAG
- a CDS encoding Dps family protein, with translation MNTTGVIENLKKTLAEEYTLQTKTQNYHWNIEGPLFYSLHKLFEAQYGEISEYVDSTAETLRALNTRAPGSFTEFKTLSSIQEAPADKQSAGQMIEALTSDHTKLAAAFKERLEEAEENQVTNAVTLYEDLITFHEKAAWMIRSHRS, from the coding sequence ATGAACACAACTGGCGTTATCGAAAACTTGAAAAAAACTTTGGCTGAAGAATACACTTTGCAAACTAAAACTCAGAACTATCACTGGAACATCGAAGGTCCACTGTTTTATTCTTTGCACAAACTCTTTGAAGCTCAATATGGTGAAATTTCCGAATATGTGGATTCGACAGCAGAAACTTTGCGCGCTTTGAATACACGCGCACCCGGCAGCTTTACAGAGTTTAAAACTTTGTCGTCAATTCAAGAAGCACCGGCAGACAAACAAAGCGCCGGCCAAATGATTGAAGCCTTGACTTCGGATCACACAAAATTGGCTGCTGCATTCAAAGAACGCCTGGAAGAGGCGGAAGAAAATCAAGTTACGAATGCGGTGACTTTGTACGAAGATCTCATCACGTTCCATGAAAAAGCAGCGTGGATGATTCGCAGTCACCGCTCTTAA
- a CDS encoding KH domain-containing protein — translation MVVDTISNEVRQRIAEVLTTVVTEMTSPTAGVEVTYANGDKTTTYKVVLAQEYRGKLIGSQGKNITSLRNIVGAMAGNNGFRAIIELVI, via the coding sequence ATGGTAGTTGATACGATTAGCAATGAAGTACGTCAGAGAATCGCAGAAGTTCTAACAACGGTAGTTACAGAAATGACATCACCAACTGCGGGAGTTGAAGTCACTTATGCTAACGGTGATAAGACAACAACTTACAAAGTGGTGTTAGCGCAAGAATACCGAGGCAAATTGATCGGAAGCCAAGGCAAAAATATCACATCACTAAGAAATATCGTCGGAGCGATGGCAGGGAATAATGGATTCCGTGCCATCATTGAACTCGTTATTTAA
- a CDS encoding response regulator transcription factor, which yields MAQIFLLEDDPILGKAIQLQLELENYEVRWSQSLAEARRSFADSSRSDLYLLDVNLPDGDGFTFSRWLRSEGVLTPIIFLTARTDEESVVQGFENGANDYIRKPFGHREVLARIKNQLSDKKPSLDLIRYAGLTLIKNQQVLKSGDTFIPLNRREFEILMVFFSQPETIVSRERLISAFSSGEEIFDRTVDSHISHIRTRLTKHGINNIKIISVYGQGYRLEKTV from the coding sequence ATGGCGCAGATTTTCCTACTTGAAGACGATCCAATTCTAGGCAAAGCAATTCAACTCCAACTGGAACTTGAAAACTATGAAGTGCGCTGGTCTCAATCACTTGCAGAGGCTCGCAGATCTTTTGCCGACTCTTCTCGCTCGGATCTTTATCTTCTCGACGTCAACCTGCCCGATGGTGATGGTTTTACGTTCTCTCGCTGGTTGCGCAGTGAAGGAGTTTTAACACCGATCATCTTTTTGACTGCGCGAACGGATGAAGAAAGTGTTGTCCAAGGCTTTGAAAATGGCGCTAACGATTATATTCGCAAACCGTTCGGTCATCGCGAAGTTCTTGCGCGAATAAAAAATCAGCTTTCTGACAAGAAACCTTCACTGGATTTGATTCGTTATGCAGGACTGACTTTGATCAAAAACCAACAAGTCCTGAAATCTGGCGACACCTTCATTCCGCTGAACCGTCGTGAGTTTGAAATTTTGATGGTCTTCTTTTCGCAACCGGAAACAATTGTTTCCCGGGAACGTTTGATTTCAGCATTTTCATCGGGCGAAGAAATCTTTGATCGCACCGTTGATTCGCACATCAGCCATATTCGCACGCGTCTGACGAAACACGGGATCAACAATATCAAAATCATTTCTGTCTATGGCCAAGGCTACCGCCTTGAGAAAACCGTATGA